In one window of Microtus pennsylvanicus isolate mMicPen1 chromosome 2, mMicPen1.hap1, whole genome shotgun sequence DNA:
- the Nop10 gene encoding H/ACA ribonucleoprotein complex subunit 3, whose protein sequence is MFLQYYLNEQGDRVYTLKKFDPMGQQTCSAHPARFSPDDKYSRHRITIKKRFKVLMTQQPRPVL, encoded by the exons ATGTTTCTCCAGTATTACCTCAACGAACAGGGAGATCGCGTCTATACGTTAAAG AAATTTGACCCGATGGGACAACAGACTTGCTCTGCCCATCCTGCTCGCTTTTCCCCTGACGACAAATACTCAAGACACCGAATCACCATCAAGAAACGCTTCAAAGTGCTCATGACCCAGCAACCGCGTCCTGTTCTCTGA